A genomic region of Cannabis sativa cultivar Pink pepper isolate KNU-18-1 chromosome 1, ASM2916894v1, whole genome shotgun sequence contains the following coding sequences:
- the LOC133033846 gene encoding uncharacterized protein LOC133033846: MLWKENEVATHAGFSNNHINVTVKMERSGVWLFTGLYREPNRNLRHKIWSLIRDLAAFVKGPWCVMGDVNNVCRVNDKKGGRPYHAALIQVSNDALWTDNWVEVRLYRALVNQEWLSCFSMAKLYNLEEKLLFCGENLAIWGYDILGNLKNQIVVCKKEIKKLKNKRDVVSCQLFKEANDQLIKFLGMKESYWRQRSKQLWLKEGDQNIKYFHASASAMRRNNYITNLCNNDGELVDWDSGLSEVMADYFHDLFSSSNVDLENVVDGVRCSDTTEQNNDLLLHVSVEEI, translated from the exons ATGTTATGGAAGGAGAATGAGGTGGCTACTCATGCTGGTTTCTCAAACAACCATATTAATGTTACTGTTAAAATGGAAAGGAGTGGTGTTTGGCTTTTTACTGGTTTATATAGAGAACCAAACCGTAATCTAAGACATAAAATATGGTCGTTGATTCGTGATTTGGCTGCCTTTGTCAAGGGCCCTTGGTGTGTTATGGGCGATGTGAATAATGTCTGTAGGGTAAATGATAAAAAAGGTGGGCGTCCTTATCATGCAGCTCTTATTCAAGTTTCTAATGATGCTCTTT GGACTGACAATTGGGTGGAAGTGCGCCTTTATCGTGCATTGGTCAACCAAGAGTGGTTATCGTGCTTCTCTATGGCTAAACTCTATAATCTTGAG GAGAAACTATTATTTTGTGGTGAGAATCTGGCAATTTGGGGTTATGATATTTTGGGTAATCTTAAGAACCAAATTGTTGTGTGCAAGAAGGAAATCAAAAAGCTGAAAAATAAGAGAGATGTTGTTTCGTGCCAATTATTTAAAGAAGCTAATGATCAGTTGATTAAGTTTCTTGGGATGAAGGAGTCTTACTGGCGTCAAAGATCAAAACAACTGTGGCTTAAAGAAGGAGatcaaaatatcaaatattttcaTGCATCGGCAAGTGCCATGAGACGAAACAATTATATTACAAACCTCTGCAATAATGATGGTGAATTGGTCGATTGGGATAGCGGTTTATCAGAGGTAATGGCTGACtattttcatgatttattttcTTCCTCTAATGTGGATTTGGAAAATGTGGTTGACGGAGTTCGTTGTTCTGATACTACTGAACAGAATAATGATCTTCTCTTGCATGTTAGTGTTGAGGAAATTTGA